The window GAAGAATCCCGTGCATTGCAATCAACGGGGCCCGTTAAGCCGGTTCCGATAATTGCAATGACCGCCAACGTATTCCGCGAGGACATCGAAAAATGCCTGGCCTCGGGCATGAACGACCATGTGGGCAAGCCCCTGGACATGAATGACGTGATGGCCAAACTGCGGAAGTATCTGTAATCCTATTGCCTTGGACATAAATTTTGAGGATCTCATTTTCTCCAAAAGGCCGGCGTAAAAATAACCAACACTGTCCACAGTTCCAGTCGGCCCGCGATCATCACAAAGGAAAAGAGCCACTTGATGTGATCCGGGAAGGCGCTGTAATTATGACGGGGCCCGATGGCGCCGAAGCCGGTTCCCACGTTGCCGGTGATGGACAGGGCCGCGCTGAAAGACGAAAAGAGATCTGTTCCCGATGCGGCGGTGACAAGGGTGGTAACAGCGACCACTATCAAATATAAAAAGAAAAAGCCCGCCACCCCGTAGATCACATCTTTGCGGCCGACTTTTTTATTCAGCTGGATGCTGAATACCCCCCTGGGATAGATGATCCGCCGCAGTTCATTTCCCATTTGTTTGAACAGCACCACATGACGTATCACCTTGATGCCGCCGGCGGTGGAACCGGAACAGCCGCCTATGAACATGAGGAAGAAAAGCACTGTCCGGGCGAAGCTGGGCCATGTTTCATAATCGGCGATTGCGGAGCCGGTGGTGGAAAGAATTGAAGCTGTCTGGTAGGAGGCATGGCGCAGGGCAGCCCCGGGGGAACCGTAAACCGGGATCAGGTTTACGGTAATAAGCGCCGCGGACACGAGAAAAATAATGAGATAGGCCCTGGCTTCGGTATTGTCCAGCACATCACGGAACCTTCCCCGAAGGAGCCGGTAATAGAGACTGAAGTTGAGCCCCGCAAGGAGCATAAAGACCGTGGAAACTCCGTCAATAAAACCGGAATTGAAATAGGCAATTCCCGCGTTCCGGGTACTGACCCCTCCTGAAGCCATCACGGTAAAGCCGTGGCAGATCGCGTCAAACCAGTTCATGCCTCCCAGGCGGTAGAGGAGCATCAAAGCGGCAGTGAGTATGCCATAGGCCAGAAAAATGAGTTTGGCAGTAACGGTTATCTTGGGGGTGATCTTTTCTTTTTCCGGCCCCGGGGTTTCCGCTTTGATAAGCTGGAAGCCGCCGACCCCCAGGACAGGCATAAGGGCCACCGTGATGAGCACAATCCCGATGCCGCCGAACCAGTGGCCGATGCTCCGCCAAAAAAGCAGGGATTGGGGGAGGGCCTCCACATCAGAGATGGTGGTGGCGCCGGTGGTCGCAAAGGAACAGGCGCTTTCAAAAATCGCATCGGTGAGGCTGATGGCATCACCCAAAAAATAGGGAATCGCCCCAAGGAGACTTGCCAATACCCAGGTCAGAAAGACCAGGAGGAAACCGTCCCTGGCGTTCAGGTGGAGATTTTTTTTCCGCAGCGAGAGAAGGCTCAGGCCGGCCAGGACGGAAACAATCCCCATGGGAAAGGCGAAGGCCCGGATCATGGCGGTCTCTCCGTTGGCAATAGCGATGACAAGCGAAGGGGCCATAATGATCGCTATGATACCCAGCAGTATTATCAAAAAGCGGAGAAGGATGAATTGTTTTGCGAATCGGGATATCTTCATTTTATTCAGGTGGGCCCAAAGAATTTTTCGACTTCCGCCTGGCTGCCGGTCTTGGCGATAAGGACGATGCGATCCCCCCGGCCGAAAATATAATCGCCCCGGGGTATGAAGGAATTGCCGTCCCGGTTTACCAGCATTACCAGGCCCCCGGCGGAAAATTTCAAGTCGGAAATGGGTTTGTCCAGCGCCGGCACATCCTTTCCGATTTCAATCTCCATGATATCCACGCTTCCGTCCCCTATGCGGTGCACCTCTTTAACCCCGCTGCCCATAAGGTGGGAGAGGATGGAATCCACCACCACCGACTTCATGGGGATTACCACATCCACCCCAAGCTGCCTTGCCATGGCGGCGTAGCCCGAACCGGTAACCATGGCGATAGTCCGGGCAATGCCCCGGGATTTAAGGTACACCGCAGTGATAATATTGAGTTCCTGATTGTTTGTAGTGGTGATCAGCAGATCCAGATCGTCAAGCTGCTCTTCGGTTACAAAGCTTTCGTCCGATATATCCTCGTTAAGGACCAAAGCTTCGGGAAAACGGGCCGCCAGCTCTTTGCAGAGTTTATAGTCCTGTTCAATAATGACAATTCTGCGGCTGTTCCGGGGGATCAGGGTTCTCAGCAGGGGAAAGAGAATATTCCTTTTGCCCTTTTCTTTTTCCTGCTGATCCGGTTTATCAAAGGCCCCGTGCTTGGAGACAAGCCCTTCGGCGATAAGGGAACCGACCTTGCCGCCCCCCACGATACCGATCTTGCGGATGGGCTTATCGGTGCTCCCCGCAAATTTGAAGATCCGCGGCATATCCCTTCCGTTGGCAAGGATATGCACCCGGTCCCCCTTGGCAAGAACCGTAGAGCCGGACGGCAGCAATACTTCCCTGTTCCGTTCAACCAGGGTAACGAGGCTTTCCTCCTTAACCAGGGAACGGTAGTCCTTAAGGCCAAGCCCGTCAAAAGCGCTGTCCGGGGTCACGTCAATGGAACCAAGTTCGTAGGGGGTGTTGGAAAAAGAAATGATGTCCCCAAGGGCGCCATGTTCGATAGCGTTGATGATTGAACGGGAAGCCTCCACATCGGGATGAATAAAGTGATCGATGCCGAGGATGCGGCGATCCGCAGATTCCTGGCGTTTCAGCTGGAGATAGTCGTCGTTCCTGACCCGTGCGATTTTAAGGAGATCCGGGAACAGGGAAGCGGCGAGGCCGCAGATGATCATGTTGACTTCGTCCGAATCGGTGACACAGACCAGGGCATCGGCCCTGGCGATACCCGCATCCTTCAGGGCTTTGATGCTGTTTCCCTCATCATGGATAACCATGCAGTCGAGGTGGTTCGAGGCATGCCGGGCACGCTCTTCGTCTGATTCAATTATGGAAACATCGTGTTTTTCCTGAACGAGATGCTTTGCCAGCTGTGTGCCTACAAGTCCGGCGCCGACTATAACTATACGCATTGCGCTCATTATAGAAGAAAAAATCTCTTTGTTGAATTACCCGGCAAAGAGAATGTTATTCCAAGATAGTCCGAAGGAAGGGGGCGGTACCTTAAACACGCGATATTATTACCCCCACTACCGGGCCGCCGGGCTTTGAAATCGCCCCAGTACCTGCATTTGAAAGTGAAACTGCGCCCATCTTTGGAAATGCAATACAGGGGATCATCGGTATGTTCAATCCGGTATAAATCTTCCTTCATACAGGCTTTCTGCACATACTCGTGGATAGCACAGCCAAAAGTGGTCTGAAAGTCTATTTGTAATTTTGTGCCTCCCATACCCCGCTGCTCCCACTACTGGTATCCGTGGTCAGACAAGCCGTAGTTAGCTCCCGCGAACCATTCGGACTTATATCCAGTACAATAAATCATTTTGCCGATTCATTCAAAAGAATCCCGATCTCTCTCAAGCTCCACAATGAATTTGGCAATCAGCGCCCTAAAATTTTTCTATCATAGTGTGCTTCAAAGAAAAATCATAGAAGAACAACGCCGCCCAAAACTTGATGAACGCCTACCGTCCATATTGTCAAAGTCGGAGATCAATACTATCCTGGAATACGAAAAAAATCCAAAACACAACCTATTGATAATGCTTGCTTATTCTTCAGGACTACGGGTCAGCGAAGTAGTATCTCTAAAAATAGGACACATTGATTTTTCCCGGAATTCAATATTATCTAGCCGTGCAGCATCCTTCATAAATGAATACATTTCCATTTACGGCATTAAAGATTGGCTGTTCTCAGCCAAGCAGCCATCTTTCAATCCGCTCCGCCCAAAGCATATTCAACAAAGCCGTGGCAAAGGCTGGCATTCAAAAGGATGTTTCCATCCACAGTCTTCGGCACACCTTCGCCACCCATCTCCTGGAAAACGGAGTAGACATCAAATACATCCAGGAACTCCTCGGTCACGCCTTCCTCAAAACAACCGAACGTTACACCCACGTAGCCCGCCGCAACGTCCTCAAGATAAAAAGCCCCCTCGACGATTTCGGCCCTGCCGCCGACTAATTCCCCCTCTACGCAAATACACATAAAAGGAGTTAGATGCCATTGCCCTAAAATTTGTAGGGAAATCAAGAAAAATTTAAGAAAATCGAATAAAATCTCTTGACATATACGATATACTATCGTATACTATATCATATGAAAGTAACAGCAATTATTGAAGACACATTAGTAAATGACGTAAAGGAATTTACCCACAGTTCAACCGTTACCGAAGCAATAACCATTGCTTTGCGGGATTGGATAGATATTTATAATATCAAAGAACTCAATAAAGAAATATCCAAAAAACCTATAATCATCGAACATGGGGACAAAATTCGAGAGGCAAACAGAAGAACATGATAATATTGGATACATCTGTTTGGATTGAATTTCTCAAAAAACATGAACCATATTTTACAATAATAGCACCGTTATTAGAGGAAAAGGCAGTATTAGCGGTCGAATGTGTCTTTGGGGAATTATTGCAGGGAGTAAGAAAAGAAGGAGAGCAAAATACCATTTTAGGGTATTGGAGACATTTGTCAAAAATTGAATATAATGAAATAATAATAGAGGCAGGAATATATTCAAATAAAAATAAATTAATAGACAAAGGAGTTGGTTTAATAGACGCAATCATATTACTACATGGAATAAAAAGTCAATCAAAAATATGGACACTTGATAGTAATTTTTTCAAAGTAATACCGAAAGAACTAATATATCTCGGTAAAAGTACGGGCAACAGCGCATAACCAGGCTGTCGATTTAATATATTTTTAAAATAGTAATTTCCCCAAATAATTCAATTCAGAAATAATTTTTATTTAATTTTAAATTCAGACAAATAAATGATCTTTTATACGAATTACAGGCATATTTCTTTTATTATTCCGCTTAATTACCATATCCAAGCTCCAGAGGGTGTATACATTTGGCAATATTATGTACCATACAGAATAGCAGCCATTGAATGTTAACCTTTCCCTTTGAACGCAGGCTAAAGCGGTTCATGCCTTTGCAATACGTAATATCCGCAAAGACCGGCTCTATTATCTGCATCCTCCGGGAATATAGTTCCCGGTAGGCAGGATCGTCTATCTTATTCCGCATCTTGTCACTAAGATTTTCAATATTCTTTGAAGCAGGGAGATATAATGTCCGCATATGGGTTTTGCCTCCGCGGGAAGCGACACACCGTGAAAGAAACTTACAATACTTGCAATCACCGGGGGAAGCCTGATACTTGTCCCCGCTATTCCGGTTTAGTTTTACAAAGCCTTTGTATATAAGTACTTTTTTATTAGGACAAATAAAGGTATTGTTTTCTTTGTTATAGGTAAAATCATGGGCAGTGAACCGATTCACTTTATGACCTTTGCGATTATCAAAATAGGGATCCCGCCTGCGGAATTGCTGGTCCGGGATAAGCACGTTGATATTTCGTTTTTTTGCCTCCTGTAAATTATTCTCGGAAAAAAATCCCGTGTCTCCTGTAACAAGTGATTTTTTGAGGGGTTCTTCTTTCCCCGTCACTGTCCGCATATTCTCTTCAAGGGAATCAAGCATTTGGGGAAAATGCTGGCTCTCACTCCCTGAACCGAATGCTTCTGCCGAAACTATGATTTGATGAGCTGAATCAGCTATGGCGATGCCATTATATCCCTGAATATAGCCGTGGGAACTTTTAATCCGCGCACTCTCGCCGTCAGTGATATTTGACTGCACTTCCCCTGCAGAACTGCCTATGCGTTTTTCCGCTGTTTTAAGGAAGGCATCCAGTTTGGCTATTTTCCTTTCTATACGGTCTATATGCCGCTGTCTCCTTTCCTCGTCATCCCCCATGGTCTTTTTAAAGGGTTTTTGTATCTTCTTTGCCGATTCGCTTTTATCCAGTTCTTTATGCTGTTCTATTATCCTGGAAGCTAATTTTTGAAGATCTGTCCTTTTCTTTTTAAGTTCCCCAATACTGCCGGACCATTCACGGGAAGCATTGGAAGGTAATTTGCAGCCGTCTATGGCGAACATTTCTCCATTTATTAACCCTAATTGGCTACACTGGATAAGTATTTGTGTAAATAAGTCTTTTATTGCATCGCTATTTGAGGAAATAAAATGGGCGATAGTATCATGATCCGGTTCAGCATCAGAGGCAAGGGCTTTAATTACCACATTAGTTTTGGCAGCCTGCTCAATAGGACGGGAGGTGATAATTCCCCTTGAATAACAATAGAAGATTATTTTTAATAAAACAGAGGGATTATAAGCCGGCGCTCCCTTTTCATCATTGTTATATGCAAGACAGAATAATGAAAGGTCTGTTCTATCAATTAAATAATCCAGGGTCCACTCAAAGGAACCGGGAAGCAGCTGGTCTTTGAGATTAACATTGAGAAATAAGCCCTGGGAAGGGTCTTGGTATTTATATCGTGCCATAATAATTGAATTATATCACGAAGATTAAATCTGGTCGATCCTTTTTTAAGTAAAATTATTTTTTTGTTACAATACTTCTTTTTATATTAATCCGACAGTCTCAACAGATTGTATACGCTTCGTCGCTGCGCTCCTCGGCCTTCACAAAACCCCAGTCGGCGCAGTAGCGCCTTTGTGGGGTTTTGTTCCGGCAAAGTTTGCCAGCCCTGGTCTTGCTTCGCAAGCCCTTATCCGGGCTGGCAAACCTTCGTATACAATCAATACGTCTATGAGAAAAGTCAAGCAGGAATTTGATAATTTTCTTGAAAAACGATATTATTCCTTTCAAGAAGCTTTTTGTATTCCAGCATCTTTTTACCGTGAAGCCGTGGATTTATATAGCGGTGGTATTCATTCTTCTTAAGCACCTGATATATCTCGGTAAATACCCTCCGGCATAAAGCCATGCGAACAACTCCTTTCTTCTTGTAAGCACTAAGCCTCCCATACCAGGCGTTTAATTTCTTGTTCGAATCCCTGAAATGGTTAAGCGACTGGGAAAGCAGCGTGATTGACAGCTTCCTCCCCGCCTTGTTGGTGGATTTAATAATCGTGTGCTCATTGGAACTTTCCACCCTGGGGGCGCTTCTCAGGTAGGAAGCGAATTTCTTTGAGTTCTTAAAACGGGAAACATCGATAATATCGGCAATGATGGCAAGGGCGGTAATTACGCTTAGGCCGGACAGGGAGGAGAGAATATCAATCTCCTTCATGAAAGGCGCCCCGGCTATCTTGATCCGTTCTTCAAGAATGCCAAACGAGGATTCAAGCCGCTCCAGAGAGTCCATCCAGAAATTAATCTGGAAGGAAAGGATCTGGTCCTGGGAAATGGAACAGATGGCTTTCCGTGTTTTCTTCCCGAAGATGTATTCCTTGGTAAAAGGATACAGGTTCTCTTTTAGGAGTGAATGTATGCGGTTTTTGGTTTGGGTAATCTGCTTCCTGATAATCCTGTAGCTTGCAAAGAGGGAACGCAAGTCGCTGATCGCCTTGGAGGGATCGTAACGCCGACGATAAGCTTTTCCCCGCCCAAAACCTGGAGCTTGAGCATCCTGGCCAATTTGTCYGCGTCAACCTTGTCCGTCTTTTTYTCCGACAGATTGATGTTTTTAAGCTGATAGGTYTTGGCTATAATGACTTCCTGGACCGCGTGCCGAAACAGCTTCGCGAAGGCAAAGGTGTTTATGGTCGCTTCAATAAGGACAATGGTATCCTTGGTCAAAGTCTTGTAGAACCCCTTCAGATCCTCCGGACTGAGCTCGAAAGTCCGCATGGTTTTCTCCTTGCTGTCCTCATTGAGATAACAGCAGGTGAACCGGTTGGTGTGCAAATCAATCCCTACAAATTGCATAAAACCCTCCAGCTAAATAAAATCAAGATTCGGAAGAAAAACGGCACATTGCCAAACGTCTATACGGGGTAATAATGTGATTAGGACTATTCCCCAAAAAGCGATGCGGTCGCCGGCTGTTATTCGTTAGTACGGGGTCAAGRTTCCTTGCCTCAGTTCTGGCTACAACCAGCAATCGTTCTTACCGAATTGCCTTTATTATACCAGRTTCCYCATCTTCTTTCATCATAGCTTCGTTAGACGAAATGGGGCTAATTTTTTTTAACGAAAAGATATTGACAAAATTTTTTTGGTCAATATAAAATAACTAAAATAAATGGGGGATTAAGATGGCAAATGAAAATCCTGGTTGCTTTTCGGGCTTTCGGTTTGGCTGTGGACTTATTTTCGGTATAATTATAGTCATCATTATACTTATAACTGTATTTGCAGGCGGATTTTGAAAATGTTAAAAAAAACGGTGTTTTGTATATTTTGCCTTTCTGTAATATCGTTAGGTATATTTGCTCAAAATGACGATGATTCACAAAATAATGAAAATCAGGGTGTTACTGTAGAAATCGCAAAAGAAGCATGGGGATTATATGTCCAATATAGAAGGCTAACAAATGAAGTTAAAAATTATTGGGAAAATGAAATTGAAACGGGTTTAAGAGATGGTAAATATACAAATAACATTAGGCTTTCTCAATATCAACGTATCAAAAATATTTTTGATAGACTGCTGACATCTCAATACCTTAGGAGAGATGTGAATAAATATAATTGGAGAATTTATTTACAAAACACGAATTCGTTAAACGCATTTGCGGCTATAGACGGTATCATAATAATAAATAAGGGGATAGTCGATTTTTGTCAAAATGATGATGAATTAGCCATCATTATTGGACATGAGATAGCTCATATGACAGAAGATCATGTAAAGAAACAATTGGGGGCAAGGATCGTTAAAGAACCAATTATAGAGCACATATCATCATTTATAGCACAACGGAAAAATAAAAGATTAAATACAGAAGAAATTTCAGACAAAGAAATTTCTGATAAAGAAATGTTTCAATTAGTCTTTGGTTTGGCAGGAGAATTGGCATTATTAAAATATAGTAGATCGCAGGAAGAGAAAGCCGATGAGGAAGGAGCAAAATTTGCTGCCAGTGTAGGTTATGATACGGAAAAAGGATATGATTTATGGTCTAGGATGGCATTAAATTCTAGTAATGGATGGTCAAATTTTTTGAGTACCCACCCAAATTCTGATCATAGAGCAAAAGAGTTTCTTAATGGTAATTATAAAAGAAAATATTATCGAGCATATACCGGTGAATAATATGTTACTGTAGTACGCCCCACTTCGCTTAACCAGGCTGCAGAAAAAGCCCCTTTTTGACAAAAAGGAATTTACAAAAATAAAAAGCCATGATAAAATGGTAAATCATGGCAAGATATAAAAAAACAAATAAAGAGCAGGGGCTCTTTACAGCAGTAAACTTAAAAGATCAAATAGTTCCGGGAACATTTGAGCATACGTTGCAGGAATTATTTGATAAAAAGATAGATCTTGGTATATTCGACCGAAAGTATAACAACGATGAAACCGGGGCGGGTGCAATTGAGCCCCGTATTCTACTGAAAATTGTCCTCTATAGCTATTCATTAGGGGTAATCACTTCACGAAAGATAGCGAAAATGTGCCATGACAACATGGTAGTTAAGGCCTTGGCAGAAGATGCGGAACCCCATTACACTACAATTTCAAATTTTATATCGGGAATGAGCGGAGAGATTGAAAAACTATTCACCGAAGTGCTTATGGTATGCTCTGAAATGGGATTGATAAAAGGGAAAATGTTTGCCATAGACGGCTGCCGACTTCCTTCGAATGCGGCAAAGGAATGGTCAGGGATAAAAAAGGAATTAAAGAAAAAATATGACAAAATAAAGGCGATGTGCGAAAAGATAGTGGAAGAACATAAAAACAAGGACCGGATATCGGCAAAGGAACAGGAAAGGGAAGAAGAGAAGTTGGAACGGCTGGAAGCGGCGGCTTCTCGGATACGAAACTTTATATTAACCCAGGAAGAACGGAAAGGAGCCGGGGGAGAGACGGTAAAATCGAATATAACCGATAATGAAAGCGGGAAAATAAAAGGGCCCCACGGTTATATACAAGGGTATAACGGGCTTGCGGTAGCGGACAGCAAGAATCAGGTAATAATAGCCGCTGACGCGAACGGAAGCGCAGCGGAAGGACAATATTTTGTCCGTATAAAGACAAATGCATACGGAGCAAAAAGAAAAACTACAGGACATTATATATACCGGTGAGAGAATATGAAAGAAACCTTTCACAGGAAATGCGGGAAAAGATAGACAAGAAAGAATACCGGAAGATATACAGCAAGAGGATGCAAATAATCGAACCGGTATTTGCGGATATTACGTATTGCAAAGGGATGGACAGGTTTACGATGAGGAGTAAAGCGAAAGTAGACATACAGTGGAAACTATATTGCATAATGCATAACATAGGCAAATTCCAGCAGGCAAAAGGGAAGAAAAATGCGGTATAAGGAAGATAACAGGAAGAAAAAAGCGAATAAAATGTCTTATTTGAATATTCGTTTCAAAGTTCTGAATAATAATATGATTATAAATCAATACGAGTAAAAAAATACTATTTAGGTTTTAATTCAGATGATAAAAGCAAGGTTTTTCAGCAGTCTCAACCAGACTGCAGAAAAAGCCCTTTTTTGGCAAAAAGGAATTTACAAAAATAAAAAGCCATGATAGAATAGCAAATCATGGCAAGATATAAAAAAACAAATAAAGAGCAGGGGCTCTTTATAGGTATTCGTCCGACAACTTCAACAGGTCTGTGCAAGTTTTTTCACCTTAGTCTGCAAAAATATGGACGTGTCCGAATTTTTGTGTAAATGGCAATGAATTATTTAGAACGGAACCCGTTCATTGCCAAAAATAATAGCGAATTGGTTGAGCGCCATCCCCCAATCCCGTACCGGCATTGTCCATTTCTCTGACGCATTCCTAATTGCCAAATACAATATCTTAAATATAGCATCATCGTTCGGAAATGTCGAGCGGTTTTTTGTGACTTTTCGCAGCTGGTAATTTAATGACTCAATTGCATTTGTCGTGTAAATTGCCTTGCGGATTTCAGGCGGGTATTTAAAGAACTCGCTTAAGTCATCCCAGTGGGTATCCCAGGACTGGTATATCATCGGGTACTTGGCATCCCATATCTTGCCGAATTCTTCCAGTGCGTCACGGCCGGCTTCCTCGGTGGCTGCCGAATATATGGCCTTAAGATCGGCACAGATTTTTTTCAGGTCTTTCCAGGAAACAAACTTGGTGGAATTACGCACCATGTGGACAATGCACAATTGGATACGGGTCTTGGGAAATACTGCCCGAACCGCTTCGGGACGTGTCCGAATTTTTGTGTAAATGGCAATGAATTATTTAGAACGGAACCCGTTCATTGCCAAAAATAATAGCGAATTGGTTGAGCGCCATCCCCCAATCCCGTACCGGCATTGTCCATTTCTCTGACGCATTCCTAATTGCCAAATACAATATCTTAAATATAGCATCATCGTTCGGAAATGTCGAGCGGTTTTTTGTGACTTTTCGCAGCTGGTAATTTAATGACTCAATTGCATTTGTCGTGTAAATTGCCTTGCGGATTTCAGGCGGGTATTTAAAGAACTCGCTTAAGTCATCCCAGTGGGTATCCCAGGACTGGTATATCATCGGGTACTTGGCATCCCATATCTTGCCGAATTCTTCCAGTGCGTCACGGCCGGCTTCCTCGGTGGCTGCCGAATATATGGCCTTAAGATCGGCACAGATTTTTTTCAGGTCTTTCCAGGAAACAAACTTGGTGGAATTACGCACCATGTGGACAATGCACAATTGGATACGGGTCTTGGGAAATACTGCCCGAACCGCTTCGGGGAAACCGGTAAGGCCGTCCATGCAAGCGATGAGTATGTCTTCCACTCCCCGGTTCTTTATTTCGTTCAGGACGCCCATCCAGAACTTAGCCCCTTCGTTCTCCGCTATCCAAAGGCCCAATACCTCCTTCTGACCCTCGAAATTCACTCCCAGAGCCACATAGACGCTCTTGGTACAGCTTTTCCCGTCCTGTTTGGTCTTGACCCTCAGGGCGTCCAAATACACGATGGCATAAGATTTTTCCAGCTGCCGATTCTGCCACTCCTTCACTTCTTCCATCACCGCTGCAGTGACACGGCTTATCAATTCAGGGGAGACTTCCACGTTATATATTTTTTCCAGGTGTGATTTAATATCCCGGTCGGTCATCCCAAAGGAATACATCGAAATAACCTGGTCGTTAAATATAGGGAGCCGTCTTTGGTGTTTCGCCAGTATCTTGGGTTCGAACGTTCCATTGCGGTCCCGTGGTACCTGTATCACTGCACTCTGATTCTCTGTCAGGACTGTCTTTTCACTGTACCCGTTTCGGCTGTCCCCCGAATTGTCCCCGGCGTTGGAATTCTTTTCATACCCCAAATGCTCGTCCATTTCAGCATTCATGACACGGCTTAGCAGCTTCCCTGTCAGATGCTTTAATAATCCTTCCTGTCCAAGGATTTCTTCCTGGGTCATTCCTTTAAGGTCTATCTGATCGAGTATTTGGTCGATCAGATCCTTCTCTTTCAGTTTTCGTGTACTGGCCATTTTGTCTCCTTGGTATTTCTACCATATTTTGGCCATTTACACAAACTTCAGGACAGGCCCCCGCTTCGGGGAAACCGGTAAGGCCGTCCATGCAAGCGATGAGTATGTCTTCCACTCCCCGGTTCTTTATTTCGTTCAGGACGCCCATCCAGAACTTAGCCCCTTCGTTCTCCGCTATCCAAAGGCCCAATACCTCCTTCTGACCCTCGAAATTCACTCCCAGAGCCACATAGACGCTCTTGGTACAGCTTTTCCCGTCCTGTTTGGTCTTGACCCTCAGGGCGTCCAAATACACGATGGCATAAGATTTTTCCAGCTGCCGATTCTGCCACTCCTTCA is drawn from Leadbettera azotonutricia ZAS-9 and contains these coding sequences:
- a CDS encoding transposase; its protein translation is MPVREYERNLSQEMREKIDKKEYRKIYSKRMQIIEPVFADITYCKGMDRFTMRSKAKVDIQWKLYCIMHNIGKFQQAKGKKNAV
- a CDS encoding IS256 family transposase gives rise to the protein MASTRKLKEKDLIDQILDQIDLKGMTQEEILGQEGLLKHLTGKLLSRVMNAEMDEHLGYEKNSNAGDNSGDSRNGYSEKTVLTENQSAVIQVPRDRNGTFEPKILAKHQRRLPIFNDQVISMYSFGMTDRDIKSHLEKIYNVEVSPELISRVTAAVMEEVKEWQNRQLEKSYAIVYLDALRVKTKQDGKSCTKSVYVALGVNFEGQKEVLGLWIAENEGAKFWMGVLNEIKNRGVEDILIACMDGLTGFPEAVRAVFPKTRIQLCIVHMVRNSTKFVSWKDLKKICADLKAIYSAATEEAGRDALEEFGKIWDAKYPMIYQSWDTHWDDLSEFFKYPPEIRKAIYTTNAIESLNYQLRKVTKNRSTFPNDDAIFKILYLAIRNASEKWTMPVRDWGMALNQFAIIFGNERVPF
- a CDS encoding transposase; translation: MARYKKTNKEQGLFTAVNLKDQIVPGTFEHTLQELFDKKIDLGIFDRKYNNDETGAGAIEPRILLKIVLYSYSLGVITSRKIAKMCHDNMVVKALAEDAEPHYTTISNFISGMSGEIEKLFTEVLMVCSEMGLIKGKMFAIDGCRLPSNAAKEWSGIKKELKKKYDKIKAMCEKIVEEHKNKDRISAKEQEREEEKLERLEAAASRIRNFILTQEERKGAGGETVKSNITDNESGKIKGPHGYIQGYNGLAVADSKNQVIIAADANGSAAEGQYFVRIKTNAYGAKRKTTGHYIYR